A single Alosa sapidissima isolate fAloSap1 chromosome 17, fAloSap1.pri, whole genome shotgun sequence DNA region contains:
- the pcolce2b gene encoding procollagen C-endopeptidase enhancer 2b, with translation MHNANRHTAWSFKPTMWKICSVYCAWGLLLLTGIRAQSQRRQVFTCGGNITGESGIIGSQGYPGVYPPNTKCVWRITVPEGKVVVFSFRFIDLENDNLCRYDYVDVYSGHANGQRLGRFCGTFRPGALVSTGNKMLVQMVSDANTAGSGFLAVYSAAHPHERGDQYCGGRLVKPSGTFKTPNWPEKDYPAGVTCSWHIVAPKNQIIEVKFEKFDLERDNYCRYDYVAIFNGGEINDAKRIGKYCGDSPPAPVYSDGNQLLIQFLSDLSLTADGFIGHYKFRPKKFPTTTLPPITTTQPTTTRPIPLKYSAALCQQKCKRKGTPESHYCSSNFVVTGTVITAATRGGSMYATISIINVYKEGNLAIQQAGRTMSTKVVILCKRCPFVKRGLSYIFMGEVDDDGRGKIAPHHFVMAFKAKNQRAFNALKTKRC, from the exons ATGCATAACGCAAACAGGCACACTGCCTGGTCCTTTAAGCCAACAATGTGGAAGATCTGCAGCGTCTATTGTGCATGGGGTTTGCTGCTACTGACCGGGATCCGCGCTCAATCTCAAAGAAG ACAGGTCTTTACATGTGGTGGGAACATAACGGGAGAGTCCGGTATTATCGGTAGCCAGGGGTATCCGGGAGTCTACCCACCGAATACAAAATGTGTCTGGAGAATTACT GTCCCTGAGGGCAAAGTGGTTGTCTTCTCCTTCCGCTTCATCGACCTGGAGAATGACAACCTGTGTCGCTACGACTATGTGGATGTCTACAGCGGGCATGCCAACGGACAGCGCCTTGGACGCTTCTGTGGGACTTTCAGACCTGGGGCGCTCGTCTCCACGGGCAACAAGATGCTCGTCCAGATGGTGTCTGATGCAAACACCGCTGGGAGTGGCTTCCTGGCAGTTTACTCTGCCGCACACCCACATGAGCGAG GAGACCAGTACTGTGGGGGTCGACTGGTGAAACCATCCGGAACCTTTAAGACTCCAAATTGGCCAGAAAAGGACTATCCAGCTGGAGTCACTTGCTCATGGCATATTGTGGCACCTAAAAACCAG ATCATTGAGGTGAAGTTTGAGAAGTTTGATTTGGAGAGGGACAACTACTGCCGCTATGACTACGTGGCAATCTTCAATGGCGGAGAGATCAACGATGCAAAAAGGATCGGTAAATACTGTGGCGATAGCCCTCCTGC TCCGGTGTACTCAGACGGGAATCAGCTGCTCATTCAGTTCCTATCAGACCTGAGTTTGACCGCAGATGGATTTATTGGCCACTATAAGTTTAGGCCCAAGAAGTTTCCCACCACCACTCTGCCACCAATCACCACTACACAGCCTACTACAACAAGACCAATAC CTTTGAAGTACTCTGCAGCGCTCTGTCAGCAGAAATGCAAGAGGAAGGGAACCCCTGAAAGCCATTACTGTTCCAGCAATTTTG TTGTCACGGGAACAGTCATCACTGCGGCAACACGTGGGGGGAGTATGTACGCCACCATTTCCATCATCAACGTCTACAAAGAGGGCAACCTGGCCATTCAGCAGGCCGGCCGAACCATGAGCACCAAGGTGGTCATCCTGTGTAAGAGGTGCCCATTTGTCAAACGAG GCTTGAGCTACATCTTCATGGGCGAGGTGGACGACGATGGCCGCGGCAAGATCGCCCCGCACCACTTCGTCATGGCCTTTAAAGCCAAGAACCAGCGGGCCTTCAACGCGCTGAAGACCAAACGTTGCTGA